In Clarias gariepinus isolate MV-2021 ecotype Netherlands chromosome 1, CGAR_prim_01v2, whole genome shotgun sequence, one DNA window encodes the following:
- the rgs18 gene encoding regulator of G-protein signaling 18 isoform X1 produces the protein METFVFLFPQFDFSAPKEEVCFKMLGETVWRATRMKDSQSRNKDNDKDKDKDKKYRLSLLMTRSGSHENVSPEKKPQSKTPYIPPEVALRWSDSFEDLLAHPDGVDVFTQFLRSEFSEENIEFWLACEDYKTTTSPANLHSKAKQMYAVFIDAEAPKEINIDHSTKMDIQKNIAQPTQSCFNAAQSKIYTLMKKDCYPRFLASDIYLCLTKRKAPPAMTRRRSRSFVFSDRDDNAAAWL, from the exons ATGGAGACCTTTGTCTTTCTGTTTCCTCAATTCGACTTCTCTGCCCCCAAGGAGGAAGTGTGTTTCAAAATGCTCGGTGAGACCGTGTGGCGTGCTACCAGAATGAAAGACAGCCAATCAAG GAACAAGGACAATGACAAAGATAAGGACAAGGACAAAAAGTACAGACTCAGCCTCTTGATGACCAGATCCGGATCACACGAGAATGTCAGCCCAGAGAAAAAGCCGCAATCCAAAACCCCATA TATTCCACCTGAGGTCGCTTTGAGATGGAGTGATTCCTTTGAAGATCTGCTGGCACATCCAG ATGGAGTGGATGTCTTCACGCAATTCCTGCGGTCCGAGTTCAGCGAGGAGAACATCGAGTTCTGGTTAGCGTGTGAGGATTACAAGACCACAACGTCCCCCGCCAATTTGCACTCCAAGGCTAAGCAAATGTATGCTGTATTTATTGACGCCGAGGCACCCAAAGAG ATTAATATCGACCACTCGACCAAGATGGACATTCAGAAGAACATCGCACAGCCGACGCAGTCGTGTTTCAACGCGGCGCAGAGCAAAATCTACACCTTGATGAAGAAGGACTGCTACCCACGCTTCCTCGCCTCAGACATCTACCTGTGCCTGACCAAGAGGAAAGCGCCTCCTGCCATGACCAGGAGAAGGTCTAGGTCTTTTGTGTTCAGTGACCGCGATGATAACGCAGCAGCCTGGTTGTAG
- the rgs18 gene encoding regulator of G-protein signaling 18 isoform X2 has protein sequence MARMTNDSSNLSLIQTLNLKILRNKDNDKDKDKDKKYRLSLLMTRSGSHENVSPEKKPQSKTPYIPPEVALRWSDSFEDLLAHPDGVDVFTQFLRSEFSEENIEFWLACEDYKTTTSPANLHSKAKQMYAVFIDAEAPKEINIDHSTKMDIQKNIAQPTQSCFNAAQSKIYTLMKKDCYPRFLASDIYLCLTKRKAPPAMTRRRSRSFVFSDRDDNAAAWL, from the exons ATGGCACGCATGACAAATGACTCATCCAACCTGAGCCTAATTCAAACACTCAACTTAAAAATACTAAG GAACAAGGACAATGACAAAGATAAGGACAAGGACAAAAAGTACAGACTCAGCCTCTTGATGACCAGATCCGGATCACACGAGAATGTCAGCCCAGAGAAAAAGCCGCAATCCAAAACCCCATA TATTCCACCTGAGGTCGCTTTGAGATGGAGTGATTCCTTTGAAGATCTGCTGGCACATCCAG ATGGAGTGGATGTCTTCACGCAATTCCTGCGGTCCGAGTTCAGCGAGGAGAACATCGAGTTCTGGTTAGCGTGTGAGGATTACAAGACCACAACGTCCCCCGCCAATTTGCACTCCAAGGCTAAGCAAATGTATGCTGTATTTATTGACGCCGAGGCACCCAAAGAG ATTAATATCGACCACTCGACCAAGATGGACATTCAGAAGAACATCGCACAGCCGACGCAGTCGTGTTTCAACGCGGCGCAGAGCAAAATCTACACCTTGATGAAGAAGGACTGCTACCCACGCTTCCTCGCCTCAGACATCTACCTGTGCCTGACCAAGAGGAAAGCGCCTCCTGCCATGACCAGGAGAAGGTCTAGGTCTTTTGTGTTCAGTGACCGCGATGATAACGCAGCAGCCTGGTTGTAG